Proteins co-encoded in one Leptospira inadai serovar Lyme str. 10 genomic window:
- a CDS encoding PfkB family carbohydrate kinase, giving the protein MTSNSQKIRLIGDLAQLNDHGTDQPFVLCYGHFNVIHPGHIRFLQYAKSLSKGLKVAVLGDDNLEAKRNKYFRQMERAEGVASLHFVDSVFVLDKISLNQLISRTKPSILVLGKEFEGSQRQDIREAIAEIQEQGGQVVFHAGEIHYASSELLHGSQSEIETERRHLFLQSCKRQGVSSDGLLSRIANFSGSKILVIGDTIVDQYVACDAIGMSAEAPVLVVRELETKEFVGGAGVVAAHVNALGAECSFLSVVGEDPNADLVRRDLEGNGIGVHLIRDSTRPTTFKIRYMVENQKLFRVSRLKEHSLSKNIEDQFLEKLRLIAPDFDGILICDFVYGVVTPRILSEIQSIAREKGIFLFGDLQCSSQVGNVAKFEDFHLICPTEREARIALSDHEAGLEWIANTLLERTRSKNLLVKLGAEGFIAYSNDSPGHFRKKEHFPALISNPVDVAGAGDSLFAAMAVSICSGANLMEASAIGACVAALAVQTIGNIPVSRQKLENFIKNLE; this is encoded by the coding sequence ATGACCTCCAACTCTCAAAAAATACGATTGATAGGCGATCTTGCTCAACTGAACGATCATGGGACGGACCAACCATTCGTTCTCTGCTACGGACATTTTAACGTGATCCATCCCGGACATATTCGTTTTTTGCAATATGCAAAAAGTCTGTCAAAGGGACTGAAGGTCGCGGTTCTGGGCGACGACAACCTAGAAGCGAAACGTAATAAATATTTTCGGCAAATGGAGAGAGCCGAAGGAGTTGCTTCCCTACATTTTGTGGATTCGGTTTTCGTATTAGACAAGATATCCTTGAATCAATTGATATCCAGAACCAAACCTTCCATACTCGTTCTCGGAAAAGAATTCGAGGGTTCGCAGCGGCAGGATATTCGCGAGGCGATCGCCGAAATTCAAGAACAGGGTGGGCAGGTCGTCTTTCATGCGGGCGAAATTCACTATGCTAGTTCGGAGCTTCTTCATGGAAGCCAGTCGGAAATCGAGACCGAGCGAAGACATTTATTCCTGCAATCCTGCAAAAGGCAGGGAGTGAGTTCTGATGGCTTGCTTTCTCGCATCGCGAATTTTTCCGGTTCTAAAATACTCGTCATCGGAGATACAATCGTAGACCAATACGTTGCCTGCGATGCGATCGGGATGAGTGCGGAAGCACCGGTTTTGGTCGTTAGGGAATTGGAGACAAAGGAATTTGTAGGAGGCGCCGGTGTCGTTGCGGCCCACGTGAATGCGTTAGGTGCGGAATGTTCCTTTTTATCCGTTGTAGGAGAGGACCCGAATGCGGATCTGGTCCGTCGCGATCTCGAAGGGAACGGTATCGGGGTTCACTTGATTCGAGACTCTACTCGTCCGACTACTTTCAAAATTCGTTATATGGTTGAAAACCAGAAGCTGTTCAGGGTTAGTCGCTTGAAGGAGCATTCTCTATCTAAAAATATCGAGGATCAATTCCTGGAAAAACTTCGGCTGATTGCCCCCGACTTCGACGGAATTTTAATTTGTGATTTCGTCTACGGCGTAGTTACTCCGAGAATACTTTCGGAAATCCAATCGATAGCTAGGGAAAAAGGAATCTTTCTTTTCGGGGATCTGCAATGTAGTAGTCAGGTCGGTAATGTGGCCAAGTTCGAGGATTTTCATTTAATCTGCCCAACGGAAAGGGAAGCGAGGATTGCCCTAAGCGATCACGAAGCCGGTTTAGAATGGATTGCCAATACTTTGTTGGAACGTACTCGTTCAAAGAACTTGCTCGTTAAGCTGGGGGCTGAAGGTTTTATCGCATATTCGAACGATTCGCCAGGGCATTTTAGAAAAAAGGAACATTTCCCGGCCCTTATTTCGAATCCGGTGGATGTTGCCGGAGCCGGCGATTCCCTATTCGCGGCGATGGCGGTTAGTATTTGTTCCGGTGCCAACCTGATGGAAGCGTCCGCGATCGGAGCCTGCGTGGCGGCTTTGGCCGTTCAGACAATCGGAAATATCCCCGTTTCCAGACAGAAATTAGAAAACTTTATTAAGAATTTGGAGTAA
- a CDS encoding thiamine pyrophosphate-dependent dehydrogenase E1 component subunit alpha: protein MTVKVSADISSKSVLKDLYVSALRIRLTEEEISKRYSQNKMRCPTHLSIGQEGVAAAVGLVLGKEDFAVSTHRAHAHYLGKGGDLKAMIAEIYGKKTGCSGGHGGSMHLSDLSCGFIGSTSIVGNSIPVGVGLGLSIQLNRTNQVSCVFFGDGSVEEGAFYEAANFAAVRKLPVLFICENNFFSVYSPLSVRQPSERKIHELVKAIGVNSDVGDGNDTLGVYHSVSKTVADMRNGSGPFFWEFYTYRHFEHCGPNLDDNLGYRPVKEVKAWLDRDPVLKLQEDLLASGTEMNELKEIKILVSKEIDEAFDFAENSEFPNMAESYRSEYK, encoded by the coding sequence ATGACTGTTAAGGTTAGTGCGGATATTTCTTCGAAATCCGTGTTGAAGGATTTATACGTATCGGCGCTACGTATCAGGCTGACAGAAGAGGAAATATCAAAAAGATATAGCCAAAATAAGATGAGATGTCCTACCCATCTTAGCATCGGGCAGGAAGGTGTGGCTGCGGCCGTCGGTCTAGTATTGGGCAAGGAAGATTTTGCGGTTAGCACGCATCGTGCTCACGCTCACTATCTCGGCAAAGGCGGCGATTTGAAGGCAATGATCGCCGAAATCTACGGAAAGAAGACCGGTTGTAGCGGCGGGCACGGAGGCTCCATGCACTTGAGTGATCTTTCTTGCGGTTTTATCGGATCCACTTCCATTGTCGGAAATAGCATCCCTGTGGGTGTCGGACTCGGTTTGTCTATACAATTGAATCGGACGAACCAAGTGAGTTGCGTTTTTTTTGGGGACGGTTCCGTGGAAGAAGGCGCGTTTTATGAAGCAGCTAATTTCGCCGCCGTTCGAAAATTGCCCGTGTTGTTTATCTGCGAAAATAATTTCTTTTCCGTATATTCTCCGCTTTCGGTTCGACAGCCTTCTGAAAGAAAAATCCACGAATTGGTGAAGGCGATCGGGGTAAATAGCGATGTAGGGGACGGTAATGATACTCTCGGCGTTTATCATTCTGTTTCGAAAACAGTCGCCGATATGCGAAACGGTAGCGGCCCGTTCTTTTGGGAATTTTATACCTATCGCCATTTCGAACATTGCGGGCCTAATTTGGATGATAACCTCGGCTATCGACCTGTGAAAGAAGTGAAGGCTTGGCTGGATAGGGATCCTGTCTTGAAATTACAAGAGGACCTCCTCGCTTCCGGTACGGAAATGAACGAATTGAAGGAGATTAAGATTCTGGTCTCCAAAGAAATCGATGAAGCATTCGATTTCGCTGAAAATTCCGAATTTCCCAACATGGCGGAATCGTACAGGTCGGAGTATAAATAA
- a CDS encoding NAD-dependent epimerase/dehydratase family protein has protein sequence MSQEIKSIYITGGAGYVGAVLVPRLLEEGYGVTVLDLMLYGEEVLKDHPNLKKIEGDIRDRAILERSIPGHDAVIHLACISNDPSFELNPDLGKSINLDAFRPLVEISKKSGAKRFIYASSSSVYGIKEVQNVTEDFELEPLTDYSKFKADCEKILAEYQSDDFTTVTIRPATVCGYSPRQRLDVVVNILTNLAYHKREISVFGGSQLRPNIHIADMVEAYLVLLKAPKEKIAGDVFNAGYQNHTVLEIATMVKEAVGDDVKLITTPTNDNRSYHVSSEKFFKVLGFRANHSIKEAVEDLKKAFDANLLPDSLTNERYFNIKRMQSVKLR, from the coding sequence ATGTCTCAAGAGATCAAGAGTATTTATATTACCGGTGGTGCCGGCTACGTAGGAGCAGTCCTGGTCCCACGTTTACTCGAAGAAGGTTACGGGGTAACCGTTCTCGACCTAATGCTATACGGGGAAGAGGTTCTAAAAGATCATCCGAATTTGAAGAAGATCGAAGGCGATATTCGGGACAGAGCGATTCTGGAACGGAGTATTCCGGGGCATGATGCCGTTATTCATCTAGCTTGTATTTCGAATGACCCTAGCTTTGAGCTGAATCCTGATTTGGGAAAATCTATTAATTTGGATGCATTTCGTCCATTAGTGGAAATCAGCAAAAAAAGCGGAGCTAAAAGATTCATATATGCTTCTTCATCTTCGGTCTACGGAATCAAAGAAGTTCAGAATGTTACCGAAGATTTCGAGTTAGAACCTCTTACCGATTATTCCAAGTTCAAAGCCGATTGCGAGAAAATACTGGCAGAATACCAATCCGATGATTTTACAACCGTTACGATACGTCCTGCGACGGTTTGCGGTTATTCTCCGCGTCAGAGGCTGGATGTGGTGGTGAATATTCTCACGAACCTAGCCTATCATAAACGAGAAATTAGTGTGTTCGGAGGTTCTCAGCTACGTCCGAACATTCATATCGCGGACATGGTCGAGGCGTATCTTGTTTTATTAAAAGCTCCCAAGGAAAAAATTGCCGGGGACGTATTTAATGCCGGGTACCAGAACCATACGGTTTTGGAAATCGCTACGATGGTTAAAGAGGCGGTCGGAGATGACGTGAAGTTGATTACTACGCCTACTAATGATAATAGGTCCTACCATGTCTCCTCGGAAAAATTTTTTAAGGTTCTCGGCTTTAGAGCGAATCATTCCATAAAGGAGGCGGTAGAAGACTTAAAGAAAGCCTTTGACGCTAATCTTCTTCCGGATTCCCTCACGAATGAGAGATATTTCAATATCAAAAGAATGCAATCGGTCAAGTTAAGGTAA
- a CDS encoding SDR family oxidoreductase — protein MKAVVTGGAGFIGSHLVDVLLKNNFEVVVLDNFSTGRSFNLEHVKNHIDLFECDLSVQGDWIFKFKNVDCVFHLAALADIVPSIQNPEGYFQSNVVGTLNVLQASRHHGVKRFVYAASSSCYGIPENYPTPETASILPQYPYALTKRMGEELVMHWAQVYKFPALSLRFFNVYGPRSRTSGTYGAVFGVFLAQKLANKPYTIVGDGNQTRDFTYVTDVAEAVFAAAKSDKVSEIYNVGSGATVSINRIVELLGGESIHIPKRPGEPDSTYADISKIRKELNWNPMVSIEQGVAELIKNIDYWREAPVWTPDKIEKATSDWFKYLGDTK, from the coding sequence ATGAAAGCAGTCGTTACGGGAGGAGCCGGTTTTATCGGTAGCCATCTAGTAGACGTTTTATTGAAAAATAATTTTGAGGTCGTGGTTCTGGACAATTTCAGTACAGGACGATCGTTCAATCTAGAACACGTAAAAAACCATATCGATTTATTCGAGTGCGATTTATCCGTGCAAGGGGATTGGATCTTTAAATTTAAGAACGTCGATTGCGTTTTTCACTTGGCGGCGCTCGCGGATATCGTTCCGAGCATCCAAAATCCGGAAGGGTATTTTCAATCCAATGTAGTCGGGACGCTCAATGTTTTACAAGCCAGCAGGCATCATGGGGTTAAAAGATTCGTTTATGCAGCTTCTTCTTCCTGCTATGGCATTCCGGAAAATTATCCGACACCGGAGACGGCTTCGATTCTGCCGCAGTATCCCTATGCTTTGACGAAAAGAATGGGGGAGGAATTGGTCATGCATTGGGCTCAGGTTTATAAATTTCCGGCTTTGTCCTTACGATTTTTCAACGTGTACGGTCCAAGATCTAGGACTTCAGGCACCTACGGAGCGGTATTCGGAGTCTTTCTCGCGCAAAAACTGGCTAACAAACCTTATACGATCGTGGGAGACGGAAACCAAACACGGGATTTTACCTATGTTACCGATGTGGCCGAGGCGGTTTTTGCCGCAGCTAAGAGCGATAAAGTTTCGGAAATTTACAATGTCGGAAGCGGCGCGACTGTTTCCATCAATCGGATCGTGGAGTTATTAGGTGGAGAGTCGATTCATATCCCGAAACGACCGGGGGAACCTGATTCCACATATGCAGATATTTCCAAAATTCGAAAGGAACTGAATTGGAACCCTATGGTTTCTATCGAACAAGGAGTGGCCGAGCTTATTAAGAATATCGACTATTGGAGGGAGGCTCCTGTCTGGACGCCGGATAAAATAGAAAAAGCGACCTCCGATTGGTTTAAATACTTAGGTGACACAAAGTAA
- a CDS encoding SIS domain-containing protein, translating to MKDMILSYTSRLGKVFTPENISAIEMLAETLWDAWKTKKTVYICGNGGSAGNAIHLANDFNYGIDKGRGIGLRIEALPANSSVITCIANDEGYEFIFSQQLEVKANEKDILIVLSGSGNSPNILKALEIGNRLAMKTFAVLGYTGGKAKSIAQYPIHFEIDDMQISEDLQLIVGHILMQWMYKKGQESK from the coding sequence ATGAAGGATATGATTTTGAGCTACACTTCCCGATTAGGGAAAGTGTTCACTCCGGAGAATATCTCCGCGATAGAAATGCTTGCGGAGACTCTATGGGACGCTTGGAAAACCAAAAAAACGGTTTATATTTGCGGAAACGGGGGAAGTGCGGGAAATGCTATTCATCTCGCCAATGATTTCAATTACGGGATTGATAAGGGACGAGGGATTGGACTTCGTATAGAAGCTCTACCGGCAAACTCCTCCGTCATTACATGTATCGCTAACGATGAAGGTTACGAGTTTATCTTTTCGCAACAGCTCGAAGTCAAGGCTAACGAGAAGGATATACTGATCGTTTTATCGGGAAGTGGGAACTCCCCCAATATTCTCAAGGCCTTGGAAATTGGAAACCGTTTAGCGATGAAAACGTTTGCCGTTCTCGGATACACGGGAGGCAAGGCCAAGTCAATAGCCCAGTATCCAATCCATTTTGAGATCGATGACATGCAAATTTCCGAGGATTTGCAACTGATCGTCGGGCATATATTGATGCAGTGGATGTACAAAAAAGGTCAGGAATCTAAATGA
- a CDS encoding DegT/DnrJ/EryC1/StrS family aminotransferase, whose protein sequence is MTTKNKVHYVNLSLQWEREKLELLPVIESILSSGNYIGGNQVEKFEEAAAKLCGVKYAVALNSGTDALMCGLAALGVRPGDEVITPPNSFIASTAAIVHLKAVPVFVDVCEDQNIDPQKIEKAITKKTKAIMPVHLTGRVASMGEILRVSEKYSIPVIEDAAQSIGSKWSDRMSGSFGAVGCFSTHPLKNLNACGDGGFLTTNDEKVFQNVSRYRNHGLVDRNTVEFFGLVSRMDALQAGILNYRISKLQELIRLRRENAELYKKLLDKNFVFIPADKPEEFNTFHTFVIQVERRDELKNYLADLGVETSIHYPIPIHLQPASKNLGYKTGDFPVVETQSRRILTLPIHQYLKREEIEFVAESVNRFYRR, encoded by the coding sequence ATGACAACGAAGAATAAAGTCCATTACGTGAACCTTTCCTTGCAATGGGAAAGAGAGAAGCTGGAATTGTTGCCTGTAATCGAATCGATACTAAGCTCCGGAAATTATATCGGAGGAAATCAGGTCGAGAAGTTCGAAGAAGCCGCCGCGAAGCTATGCGGAGTAAAATACGCCGTTGCCCTCAACAGCGGGACGGATGCGTTAATGTGCGGTTTGGCTGCGCTGGGAGTAAGGCCGGGGGATGAAGTCATTACTCCTCCTAATTCGTTTATCGCTTCCACAGCGGCCATAGTGCATCTAAAGGCAGTTCCCGTTTTTGTAGACGTATGCGAGGACCAAAACATAGACCCGCAAAAGATAGAAAAAGCAATCACCAAAAAAACCAAGGCGATCATGCCCGTTCATTTAACGGGAAGGGTTGCTTCGATGGGAGAAATCCTTCGAGTTTCCGAAAAATATTCAATTCCTGTGATAGAGGACGCTGCCCAATCGATAGGCTCTAAATGGAGCGATAGAATGAGTGGATCCTTCGGGGCGGTCGGATGTTTTTCCACCCATCCTCTTAAGAACCTGAATGCTTGCGGAGACGGCGGCTTTTTGACTACGAACGACGAGAAGGTCTTTCAAAACGTAAGTCGTTACAGGAATCACGGTTTGGTTGATCGCAACACGGTAGAATTCTTCGGACTGGTTTCCAGAATGGACGCGTTGCAAGCCGGCATTCTGAACTATCGAATTTCCAAATTACAGGAATTGATTAGGCTTAGACGGGAGAACGCGGAATTATATAAAAAACTATTGGATAAAAATTTCGTATTCATTCCCGCGGATAAGCCGGAAGAGTTTAACACGTTTCATACGTTTGTGATTCAAGTGGAGAGGAGGGACGAGCTGAAGAATTATCTGGCAGATTTGGGAGTGGAGACTTCGATCCATTATCCGATTCCAATTCATTTGCAACCCGCCAGCAAGAATTTGGGATATAAAACCGGCGATTTTCCAGTAGTCGAAACGCAATCCCGGAGGATTTTGACTTTGCCCATCCATCAGTATCTAAAACGGGAAGAAATAGAATTCGTTGCGGAAAGTGTGAATCGGTTTTATAGAAGATGA
- a CDS encoding DegT/DnrJ/EryC1/StrS family aminotransferase: MQVRYSYLSQQFANCDDLWDDLKKFVITGDFTLGKPLVEFERKFAELIETKHAIGVNSGTDAIKLSLKALGIGHGDEVITTANTFVATVGAIAELGAIPVFVDCDDTFCMNVELLEKAITKKTKAILPVHFTGYMTDMRKLLPIAQKYGLPIVEDACQSILGAIDGKKAGTWGNSGAFSLHPLKNLNVWSDGGVITTNDDALAEHLRLLRNHGLINRDQVEILGCNSRLDTIQAVVGNWLIPNAVEISDKRIENANYYDKNLSLIPQIKLPPRPEGFRIVYHLYIVFAEKRDELLDYCVKKGIEAKIHYPIPIYRQRALAKYGYKEGDFPITDGHTKKIITFPCDQHLAKEEMDYVIETVKEFYVSLK; the protein is encoded by the coding sequence ATGCAGGTAAGATATTCTTATTTAAGCCAACAATTCGCGAATTGCGACGATCTCTGGGATGATCTGAAGAAATTCGTAATCACAGGTGATTTTACGTTGGGTAAACCTCTCGTCGAATTTGAACGGAAGTTTGCCGAGTTGATCGAGACAAAACACGCGATCGGTGTGAATTCCGGAACGGATGCCATTAAACTTTCATTAAAGGCTTTGGGGATCGGCCACGGAGACGAGGTGATCACGACTGCAAATACGTTCGTGGCGACCGTAGGCGCCATTGCCGAATTAGGTGCGATTCCCGTATTCGTGGATTGCGACGATACGTTTTGTATGAACGTCGAGTTATTGGAAAAAGCCATAACGAAAAAGACGAAGGCGATCCTGCCCGTGCATTTTACCGGATATATGACCGATATGCGGAAGCTTCTTCCGATCGCTCAAAAGTACGGCCTGCCGATCGTTGAGGACGCCTGTCAGTCCATCTTAGGCGCTATTGACGGAAAAAAGGCGGGAACTTGGGGTAATTCCGGCGCTTTCTCTCTTCATCCATTAAAGAATTTGAATGTATGGTCTGACGGAGGAGTGATAACGACTAACGACGACGCGTTAGCCGAGCATCTGCGATTGCTGAGAAACCATGGTCTCATCAATAGAGATCAAGTGGAAATCTTAGGCTGCAATTCCAGATTGGATACGATTCAGGCCGTAGTCGGTAATTGGTTGATACCGAACGCGGTGGAAATTTCGGATAAGAGAATAGAAAATGCGAATTATTACGATAAAAACCTTTCCTTGATTCCCCAAATCAAGCTTCCGCCTCGCCCGGAAGGCTTCAGAATAGTTTATCACTTGTACATCGTATTTGCCGAAAAGAGAGACGAGCTTCTGGATTATTGCGTCAAAAAGGGGATCGAAGCGAAGATTCATTACCCGATCCCAATCTATCGCCAGAGAGCTTTGGCAAAATACGGCTATAAGGAAGGCGACTTCCCGATAACTGATGGACATACCAAGAAGATCATCACTTTCCCCTGTGATCAGCATCTTGCGAAAGAAGAAATGGATTATGTTATAGAAACCGTTAAGGAATTTTACGTTTCTTTAAAATGA
- a CDS encoding GDP-L-fucose synthase family protein, whose translation MEKDARIFIAGIYGMVGSAIDRVLREEGFKNVIGHSSEELNLLRQEDVERFFKEYRPDYVFIAAARVGGIYANDTYPADFIYNNLQIQNNLIHSSYIYRVKKLLFLGSSCIYPKYAEQPIKESSLLTGLLEPTNEAYAIAKIAGLKMCEFYNKQFHTQFISAMPTNLYGIGDNYNAMNSHVLPALIRRFHEAKVSNSKQVVMWGTGKPLREFLFVDDLADACVFLMKNYLSNETINVGSGCEVSIRELAEIVKEAVGYQGEITLDSTKPDGTPRKLLDSSRLRELGWKPKTDLNEGIRLAYSDFVNGNVRK comes from the coding sequence ATGGAAAAAGACGCTCGAATATTTATAGCCGGAATTTACGGGATGGTGGGATCCGCTATCGATAGAGTGCTGCGTGAAGAAGGTTTTAAGAACGTAATTGGGCACAGTTCGGAAGAATTGAATTTGCTTCGTCAAGAAGACGTAGAGAGATTTTTCAAAGAATACAGACCGGATTACGTTTTTATCGCCGCCGCGCGAGTCGGAGGGATTTACGCAAATGATACGTATCCGGCCGATTTTATATACAATAATTTACAAATTCAGAATAATCTAATTCATTCCTCTTATATATATCGCGTTAAGAAGCTCCTTTTTTTGGGATCTTCTTGCATTTATCCGAAATACGCGGAACAGCCGATCAAGGAAAGTTCTTTGCTAACAGGCTTGTTGGAACCGACTAATGAAGCTTATGCAATAGCTAAAATCGCCGGTTTAAAAATGTGCGAATTTTATAATAAGCAATTTCACACTCAATTTATTTCCGCTATGCCGACGAACCTCTACGGTATCGGAGATAATTATAATGCAATGAATTCGCACGTTCTTCCGGCCCTGATTCGACGCTTTCATGAAGCAAAAGTATCGAATAGCAAGCAAGTCGTAATGTGGGGAACGGGAAAACCTTTGCGAGAGTTTTTGTTCGTCGATGACTTGGCGGATGCTTGCGTGTTCTTGATGAAAAATTATTTATCGAACGAGACCATCAATGTAGGGAGTGGTTGCGAAGTAAGCATTCGTGAATTGGCCGAGATTGTAAAAGAGGCGGTCGGTTATCAGGGGGAAATTACATTGGATTCGACGAAACCTGATGGAACTCCGCGCAAACTTTTGGATTCGAGCCGGTTGAGGGAATTGGGTTGGAAGCCTAAAACGGACCTGAATGAAGGTATAAGGTTAGCATATTCGGATTTCGTAAACGGTAATGTTCGAAAATGA
- a CDS encoding MarR family EPS-associated transcriptional regulator — translation MTDELRHKILKLIEDRPDFNQRDLASALGISLGKTNYCLKALLEKGWIKAKNFKNSKNKLAYAYILTPSGLEEKIKLTLTYYSIKKREYEELREELEKLGIREDGMSEEPGSV, via the coding sequence ATGACCGACGAACTCAGGCATAAAATTTTAAAACTGATCGAAGATCGTCCGGACTTTAACCAAAGAGATTTGGCTAGTGCGCTCGGGATTAGCTTAGGTAAGACTAATTACTGTCTTAAGGCGCTCCTGGAGAAAGGTTGGATCAAGGCGAAGAATTTTAAGAATAGTAAGAATAAGCTGGCCTATGCTTATATTCTTACCCCTTCCGGACTTGAGGAGAAAATCAAGTTAACTCTGACTTATTATTCTATTAAGAAAAGAGAATATGAAGAGCTAAGGGAAGAGTTGGAAAAATTGGGAATTCGGGAAGACGGGATGTCCGAAGAGCCTGGATCAGTATAG
- a CDS encoding NAD(P)/FAD-dependent oxidoreductase translates to MADIEYVVFGAGVIGLACGKELAARKKNFFVLEKESQFGTGISSRNSEVIHSGIYYGANSLKTKLCIEGRKLLYYYCKERGVPFKKTGKLIVAVESDEIPKLKSLYTNGKQNGINELFLWNEEEIRRAEPDISAVAAIYSPETGIVETKDLMSSYLADLNGEYGTLICNKSPVFLEHIQGYWKILLNDGTEFTTKKVINSCGLGAYDFLGKIHDFPREALPAFQMAKGHYFSLTGANIAVSHLIYPLPQIGGLGVHLTLDLAGGVRFGPDVEWVTEENYAVPEILRLKFYDSVKRYLPQIHADQLQPSYAGIRPKLHGPKEKFADFLIQTEKEHGMPGLVNLLGIESPGITSSLAIANLVLNSLEGES, encoded by the coding sequence TTGGCTGATATTGAGTATGTGGTTTTTGGCGCAGGTGTAATCGGATTGGCTTGCGGCAAAGAACTGGCGGCAAGAAAGAAGAATTTTTTTGTTCTGGAAAAAGAGAGTCAGTTCGGTACTGGGATCAGTTCTCGGAATAGCGAGGTAATCCACTCAGGGATCTACTATGGAGCTAATTCCTTAAAGACCAAATTATGTATCGAAGGTAGAAAGCTTCTTTACTATTATTGTAAAGAAAGGGGTGTCCCTTTCAAAAAAACGGGAAAATTGATCGTTGCTGTCGAGTCGGATGAGATTCCGAAACTGAAGTCCCTCTATACCAATGGGAAACAAAACGGGATCAATGAACTGTTCTTGTGGAACGAGGAGGAAATAAGACGAGCAGAACCGGATATCAGTGCAGTGGCCGCCATTTATTCTCCCGAAACAGGAATTGTCGAAACGAAAGATTTGATGAGCTCCTATCTAGCCGATCTAAACGGGGAATACGGAACTTTAATTTGTAATAAAAGCCCGGTTTTTCTGGAGCATATTCAGGGTTACTGGAAAATACTTTTAAATGACGGCACCGAATTTACCACTAAAAAGGTGATAAACTCTTGCGGATTAGGCGCTTATGATTTCTTGGGAAAAATCCATGATTTCCCAAGAGAAGCGCTTCCAGCCTTTCAGATGGCGAAAGGTCATTATTTTTCCTTAACAGGTGCGAATATCGCAGTCTCGCATCTGATTTATCCACTACCTCAAATCGGCGGACTTGGAGTGCATCTAACGCTGGACTTAGCGGGGGGCGTACGTTTCGGGCCCGACGTTGAATGGGTCACGGAAGAGAATTATGCAGTACCGGAGATTTTAAGATTGAAATTTTACGATTCCGTAAAGAGGTATCTCCCGCAAATTCATGCGGATCAGCTGCAGCCGAGCTATGCGGGTATTCGACCTAAGTTGCATGGACCTAAGGAAAAATTTGCGGATTTTCTTATACAGACGGAAAAAGAGCACGGCATGCCCGGGCTTGTGAACCTCCTCGGAATCGAATCGCCCGGAATTACATCTTCTCTTGCGATCGCGAACTTGGTTTTAAACTCTTTGGAAGGCGAAAGTTGA
- a CDS encoding nucleotidyltransferase family protein, giving the protein MIGALVLAAGLGTRLRPYTDEWPKCLMPISGKPLLEIWLDQIFALGIRDVLVNVHYLKEKVFEFLDRPKFQGRVQAVFEPVLLGTAGTLLQNYKFFKGKTTLLVHGDNLCACDFRDFIDYHLFKRPSGTLMTMMTFRTDTPRTCGIVELDELNIVRNFYEKIPDPPGNLANAAIYLISPELLEWLHARPEIHDFSNQVLPKFLGKIATWENKGIMRDIGNQESLMRAQGQIQFPNEDDPDEWLSSFRTSSIFKLINSRS; this is encoded by the coding sequence ATGATTGGCGCCTTAGTGTTGGCAGCGGGCCTGGGTACCAGGCTGAGACCTTATACGGATGAATGGCCCAAATGTTTGATGCCGATTTCCGGTAAGCCCCTTTTGGAAATTTGGTTGGATCAGATCTTCGCACTCGGGATCAGGGACGTATTAGTAAACGTTCATTATCTAAAGGAGAAAGTATTCGAATTTTTAGATAGACCGAAATTTCAAGGCAGGGTCCAAGCGGTGTTCGAGCCTGTTCTTTTAGGGACTGCAGGCACGCTTCTTCAGAACTACAAATTTTTCAAAGGTAAGACGACTCTATTGGTTCACGGTGATAATCTCTGTGCATGCGATTTTAGGGATTTCATAGATTATCATCTGTTTAAGCGACCGTCCGGAACGTTGATGACGATGATGACGTTTCGGACTGATACTCCGCGAACTTGCGGAATTGTGGAGCTTGACGAACTGAACATAGTGAGAAATTTTTATGAAAAAATACCAGACCCGCCTGGCAATTTAGCAAACGCCGCCATCTATCTTATTAGTCCCGAGCTTCTCGAGTGGTTACACGCCAGGCCGGAGATTCACGACTTCAGTAATCAGGTATTGCCTAAGTTTCTAGGGAAGATAGCGACGTGGGAAAATAAGGGCATCATGAGGGATATAGGCAATCAAGAGTCCTTGATGCGAGCGCAGGGTCAAATCCAATTTCCGAACGAGGACGATCCGGACGAATGGTTATCCAGCTTCCGAACTAGTTCGATCTTCAAATTAATAAATTCCAGATCATGA